The DNA sequence TTACAAAATTTTGACTAGTTCATTTCCTTGCCGGCATTTAAGAGTGGGTAatataatgtattttttatttttcattactGAAGTTGGTATCTTCATCTTTAGTTGGCAATTAATTTATTGAAATGAGACAGAAGGTACAATATAATGTACATGCAGTGATTTGTTTAAACATTTTGGACCCAATTAAGGGATAAATCATCCTCAAGATTCTTGGTAGAGCAATGccatattttttgtttctttctgcATGTATGTCGATTAGTTGTAACACTCTTGTATCCCCACCATTAATTAACAAACTCATTTTTGTGCAGTGTTCTAAATCATGCAGTTTggtatatttaaattaaattacaattCACATTAGATGGAAGTGTTAGTTGAATCACTTGAGCATCCTATAACTAAAAACATGCTGCTGAAGCTGAATTACAATTAATCAGATCTAAACatatgaaaacaagaattaatCTTCAAATAGTGTCTTGAAGTAGATGAAAAGTAGGGGGAGGCTTCCTTGCCTTAGTAGCTTGTTCAAAGCCATAAGCAATCTCAATGAGTTTTGGCTCTGTTCCCTTTAGCCCTCCAAAACACACTCCAAATGGCATTCCCTTGCTATCATATCCAGCAGGAACAGTGATTGCAGGGTACCCTCCAATTGCTAGAACCGTGGCAGCATCAGATCCAATAGTCACCAATGCATCCAATTCATTCTCCTTCATCAATTTCTCAAACCCATTTTGTGATAATTGCTCCATCATCTCCAATGCCTCAATTGGAGGAATGCCATTTGTCATTTCTGATGCAATAAACAAATCCTGCCCATACTCATTTGTCTTTTCCTACAAAAGAAATAAAGCAAAAACAGTTCATTAATGCCAATTCAAACTAAGCATTCTAAACCAACATCAAGTTGGTCTATATTTTGATGCTTTAAAAATCAATGGCCTTTCAATGCTATTGTCTGTGTAAAAATCATACTACACACTTACTAAATCAGGGTGCTTGATGTTGAATTCAATAATCTCAGCCAGCGACCTCACAGGAGAATAAACCAGTTCTTGCAGATACTCATTGATGGATGACTTGAACTCTGCCAGCATTGCTAATGTTTCACCACTTTGGAAAGGGTCAAGAATGATGCTTGAATTCTCTATTTCCAAATTATCTATCACCGTCGCACCTCTTTGCCTTAGATTTGCGAAAACCACCACAACATTGGTGTTAATCTAAAATATGATCATTCACTTGTGTGTGTGGGTGTGTTATGCATTCTATATTTACCTGAAAATGTTAAGATGGCTCTCAAAGATAGAAATGACGTTGGATCCATTATAAGGAGTGAAAAATGGATTCCTAACAACACCAAGTTTCTTTCCTTTGAGGCCTTCTTTCCTGAGGAACTGCTTGTAACCACCTTTAGGTATAAACATAGTTGCTGACTTTGTAGCATTATAGTCTCTGGGATCAAACCCAACAATGGCATCAAGAACATGAACTGCATCTGCAACTGTCCTGCATATTGGCCTGTGCAAAAACACACATTTTCAGACATAAAAAGACTAGTGATATGATAACTCATTCTTTTTCATGTTTATTGTTTGCTCATATAAGAAAGAGATGAGTTACCAAGACATTTGTTGATACAAGAAGCAATTTGTTACCCAATTGAATCTTGACGAGGCGAAATCGGTATGACACCAGCTCTGCTGGTGAGTCCAACGGTGGGTTTGATCCCCACAACTGAGCTGCGGTCAGCTGGGCAGATAATGGAGCCATCGGTTTCAGTCCCCAGAGAAACTGCAACCATGTTTGTGGCCACTGAAATGGCGGATCCAAAGCTAGATCCGCATGTACGTCCCCCCTCCACATAAGGATTCTGCTTGTGTTACATTACACGCATACATAAATTATTACTACATTTTTTTTCCCACTGAAATGATCTTATCATGAACCTGAACTGCAGATAGATATGCTGGTTTAAATCAAAGCAACCATAGCGCAATTGCCTTAAACATTGATcgtaaataaaaatttcaacctTAGTTTAACATATCTTGGGGAacataatcaaatatttttaacattagTTTACCCCAAAATGgaaaaaatagaatatataaGATTCTTATCATGGCCAATCATTTACGTCCATTCAACAGATGAACAGAATATAACAAGACTacatttttagtttttaacaCTAGTCTATAATTTTTGTCTCCGTTTTACGTTTATTGAACTCTTACTAGCAgttttgatttaaaatgagttaatatagtataatataataaaatgattataatgctgcttttaattaaaaaaaagttgaaaTTTTATACTTagttaaaataatcaaatacgTATATAATTGTTATGCTTCTGCATCATTAAATAACCTTTtagtttgtaatttttttaacatatcACTACTAAATTAAAACCTTATATCTTAAATAtagattttttctaaaaaaaaattgtcagTCCTAAGTACTTGAAAAATTAGTGtaataaatttgtttttaattaaaatatgcaAAAACAAAAAGTTGCTAAATATTCGGGCTTACttgaaaaacaagaaagtttcgagaaaagtaaaataaaattaaaataagaaaaggagAGGGATAAAGAGAGCAGAGTACTAACAGTGGCATATCCACCTCGTGCACACCAATTTTCCGGCGCTTCCAGAGACCGACAACTGTACCACTCGGACAGACTAGCTTTCCCCAGAATCACCGCACCAGCCTCCCTCAGCTTCATTGTCACGTGCGCGTCACGTGCTACTTTCGAACCCAGCAGCGCATACGACCCTGCCGTCGTGTTCATCTTGTCCCGGCTCCCAATGCTGTCCTTCAGCATCATCGGAATCCCATGCAGCGCCCCAACCACCTCCCCGCCTCTTCTCTCCCGATCGGCCTGCTCCGCCTGATCGCGTGCGTCCGGATTCACTTCCAGTACGGCGCGGAGCACCGGATTGAGTTTCTGGATCCGCTGCAGGTACAAGTCAACGAGTTGAGTCGAGGTTAGGTCGTTGCGAGAGAACGCAGCTTGGATTTCCTCAACGGTTGCTTCGACGATTCTGAAATCCGAAGCGTTTGTTGCTGTGGAATGAGAAATCGCAGATGAGatcaagaagaggaagaagaagaagaggagaggagaaagagaaagcatgGATGCGGCCATGTTTGAAGGCACATGTATGTTAGAGAGAGCTCTTCTGCTTTTAAATAGTGTCAACTACTGCTACTGTCAAGTTCCATTACTTTATTGCCAGCTTGCCAATTAGTATCTCacaaacaaaatcaaataactCATTCCGAGCGTTACCACAATTTTCAGGGtacttttatttaaataaataaagaaaaatgattatttttGGCTGTACCTGAAATGGTTTTTCAATCTTAGAGACCAGACATGTTACCAAGTTACAATTGATGTACATGAGATTCTTCCATGCAAATACTCATCAATTTCCTTAGTCATCCATCTCTCTTGAGtcataaaaagaaaatgagaagaaGACCCCTGCTAAGATCAATAAACCAAAAACATGTATCATTCAAAAGATTAGTGCGTGCCATTCAGAAAATGCTTAGCAAATCATGACATAGAtttggagaaaaatgattgaaaGAATGCGCGTCAAATTGGAATTTAAGAAAGGTTAACACGTTATTGAGCCACTTGAAAGTGATTTGTTTTGTTCATAATAAACTACTCAATGCTTCAAATCTTCAGTGCATAATTTTCAACTGAACTTCCTATCAATTATCCAAAACACGTCCATTGACTTTAATATATATATCCTGTCCTCAGTATGCATCTCATTTCTATAAAATCTAATCTATATTGCATTGTATATTCACAGTGCACACAGTATATTCACTACACAATGGATTGCATGAGAATCCAGAGCACCTTGTCTCATAGGAAGAACTGGAAATATGATGTGTTTGTGAGTTTCAGAGGCGAAACTCGCAACAACTTCACCGATCATCTTTATGCTGCTCTCCGCAGACACGGCATAGTTGCCTTCAGGGATGATACTAAGCTCGAGAAAGGAGGACTTATATCAGAAGAGCTTCTGGAAGCTATTGAAGCATCACAGGTTCTGATTGTGGTCTTCTCAATGAATTATGCTTCCTCCACATGGTGCTTGCAAGAACTAGGAAAGATAGCTGATTGCATTCAAGTCCCGGGACACCGTGTTCTGCCTGTTTTCTGTGATGTGAGTCCATCTGAGGTCAGAAAGCAAAGTGGAAACTATGAAGAAGCCTTTGTGGAACATGAAGAAAGATTCAAAGGTGATACAGAGATGATGGAGCAAGTGCAAAGATGGAGGGGAGCTCTAACACAAGTAGCCAATCTCTCTGGCTGGTATTTGAAGGATAAGTGAGTAACCAGTTCTATGTTTTGCTGTCTACTCTTAACATTAATTAAGACATTTCAAATATTTCAATGAACAATTATGGTTTCAGGATCATCCACTTTTATATATAGATTTTCTTGTGCTGTCTTATGTGAGGATTTTGAGTTTtccacttcttttttttctcttgatctttttAGGTCACAATCCGCTGAGATTGAAAAAATTGTCAAAGCGGTAACCAACAGATTGAGTCTCAAACCATCATCAAGTGTATCTAATGATATAGTTGGAATTCACTCCCCTGTGCAAGAACTAGAAAAGCTTCTAGTTTTGGACTCAGAGGATGATGTTCGAGTTGTAGGAATTTGTGGAATGGGTGGCATAGGAAAGTCAACTCTTGCCAAGATTTTATATGAAAAGATCTTTCACCAATATGATGTTTCATGTTTTGTAGATGATGTGAGCAAAACTTACAAACATGATGGACCACTTGGTGTGCAAAAGCAACTTCTTTGTCAAGCTTTTATGGAAGAAAGTTTTTCGATGTGGAATCTTTCATTGGCAAATAATCTGATTCAAACCAGGTTACGCCATAGAAAGGTTCTCATAGTTCTGGATAATGTTGATAAGGAGATTCAGTTGGAGAAGTTGGCTTTAGAACGGGAATGGCTCGGTAGAGGGAGTAGAATAATCATAGTTTCTAGAGATGAGCATATATTGAGAGAGTATGAAGTGGATCATGTTTATAAAGTTAAACTCTTAAATGATGAGAATGCTCACCAATTGTTTTGCAGAAAAGCTTTCAAATGTAATCATGTTGCAAAAGATTATGAAAGCCTCACAGATTCTGCATTAGCATATGCTAATGGACTTCCTTTAGCAATTAAAGTATTGGGCTCATTTTTGTTTGGGCGAGATGTCTCTGAATGGAGTAGTGCATTGGTTAGACTGAAAGAAACTCCAACAAAAGATATTATGGATGTACTTCGAATCAGTTTTGATGGACTTGAGGATCCCGAGAAAGAAATATTTCTTGATATTGCCTGTTTCTTTCCCGAAGATGAAGAAGATTATGTAAAAGATATTTTGCGTATTCGAagatttcatcctgagattggTATAAGAATTCTCATTGACAAATCACTCATAACTTGCAGTCGGTATTACATTGTTATGCATGATTTGTTGAGAGAGTTGGGTAGAAGTATTATTCGAGAAAAATCACCCAATGAACCAAGAAAGTGGAGCAGGTTATGGAACTATAGGGATCTAAGTGATGTCTTGTGGGAAAACAAGGTAAAAAATGTTTGAAATTATAGTTCTTTCAtaccaattttttaaaaatcctaaGCAATTTTAAAATGTCTAATGTTTCAGGCAGTGAAGAACCTTGAAGCGATAGTTCTGCCAAGATCTCTCAAAAATAGGGAAGAGTTGTCAAAAAAGGCAACATTGAAGGTTGAAGCTTTATCACAAATGAACCACCTTAAATTACTCATACTCAAAAAAGTGAATTTCTCAGGATGTCTTGATTTTCTTTCTAATCAGTTGAGATATCTTGATTGGGAAAAATACCCTTTCACATGTTTGCCATCAAGCTTTCAGCCAAATAAACTCGTTAAATTAATCCTATATCATAGCAATATCAAAGAACTCTGGGAGGGAACAAAGGTATGCTAGATATCATTGCCTTTATCTATGTTGATTTTATTTGAATGAAAACAAGGAAAAAATTTTCTCACTCGTTTTCTTTTCTGTTCACTAAATTAACAATGAGTTGAAATGTAGTTATAATATGATGTCTTCTTCTATTGGcccttttttgttttgttgCAGGATCTACATAACTTGACACACATAGAACTATGTCATTCCAAAAATCTCGTAAAGATACCAAATTTATCTCAAGCCCCAAATCTTGAGCATTTAGATCTTAAAGGATGTATTAAACTTGTTTACCTTGATGCATCCGTTGGTTCTCTAGAAAAGCTTAGTTTCTTGAATCTGGAAAACTGCAAAAGTCTTGTTAGTATTCCCAATAGCATATTTCATCTTGATTCTCTTCAACATTTAAATCTGTCTGGCTGTTCAAAATTATTTAGATATCAGTTGTTAGAGAAACCAAGACAAAGCGAACAGTTGAATACAGATCAAAGTGTGCAAAGCCACATGACATCCTCCATATGCAAAACTCTTACAAGACCTCTCCattttttctattctaaaaGGCTTTCCAGTTCAGTTGATTTGTTGGTGCCTTCATTGTCACGTTTTCCAGCTTTGACATATCTTGACATAAGTTTCTGTAATCTAGTTCAAATCCCTGATGCTATTGGACAGTTACATTGTTTAGAAAGCTTAAACATAGGGGGAAACAATATTGTTACGCTACCTCATTGCATCAAAGAACTTCCCAAGCTAGGGGAGCTGAATTTGGAGTACTGTAACAATCTAAAGTGGCTGTCAAGTACCCTTTTGCCGATAGGAGGAGCTAGCCGTCTA is a window from the Arachis stenosperma cultivar V10309 chromosome 3, arast.V10309.gnm1.PFL2, whole genome shotgun sequence genome containing:
- the LOC130970656 gene encoding disease resistance protein RUN1-like translates to MDCMRIQSTLSHRKNWKYDVFVSFRGETRNNFTDHLYAALRRHGIVAFRDDTKLEKGGLISEELLEAIEASQVLIVVFSMNYASSTWCLQELGKIADCIQVPGHRVLPVFCDVSPSEVRKQSGNYEEAFVEHEERFKGDTEMMEQVQRWRGALTQVANLSGWYLKDKSQSAEIEKIVKAVTNRLSLKPSSSVSNDIVGIHSPVQELEKLLVLDSEDDVRVVGICGMGGIGKSTLAKILYEKIFHQYDVSCFVDDVSKTYKHDGPLGVQKQLLCQAFMEESFSMWNLSLANNLIQTRLRHRKVLIVLDNVDKEIQLEKLALEREWLGRGSRIIIVSRDEHILREYEVDHVYKVKLLNDENAHQLFCRKAFKCNHVAKDYESLTDSALAYANGLPLAIKVLGSFLFGRDVSEWSSALVRLKETPTKDIMDVLRISFDGLEDPEKEIFLDIACFFPEDEEDYVKDILRIRRFHPEIGIRILIDKSLITCSRYYIVMHDLLRELGRSIIREKSPNEPRKWSRLWNYRDLSDVLWENKAVKNLEAIVLPRSLKNREELSKKATLKVEALSQMNHLKLLILKKVNFSGCLDFLSNQLRYLDWEKYPFTCLPSSFQPNKLVKLILYHSNIKELWEGTKDLHNLTHIELCHSKNLVKIPNLSQAPNLEHLDLKGCIKLVYLDASVGSLEKLSFLNLENCKSLVSIPNSIFHLDSLQHLNLSGCSKLFRYQLLEKPRQSEQLNTDQSVQSHMTSSICKTLTRPLHFFYSKRLSSSVDLLVPSLSRFPALTYLDISFCNLVQIPDAIGQLHCLESLNIGGNNIVTLPHCIKELPKLGELNLEYCNNLKWLSSTLLPIGGASRLSCYYGGLYIFNCPNLSDMEGCCLTVVSWMIKVIEVNMQCSLLECIIQVVIPGNKIPRWFNKQNTGNSVSLDPFPIVDDNNWIGIACCVTFVVHHAPIQLLKRRSRVLVGCGFLSKPLHESIYPVVPIRLEKDSITTKLDHMLIVFFSREVFINLFVSYLKKGASDVDSIELAIMSDYPEEVEMKSCGYRWLYKEDVEQFNPTMMYTATSSTQQHKFLAIEHVQ
- the LOC130970661 gene encoding probable amidase At4g34880, whose protein sequence is MAASMLSLSPLLFFFFLFLISSAISHSTATNASDFRIVEATVEEIQAAFSRNDLTSTQLVDLYLQRIQKLNPVLRAVLEVNPDARDQAEQADRERRGGEVVGALHGIPMMLKDSIGSRDKMNTTAGSYALLGSKVARDAHVTMKLREAGAVILGKASLSEWYSCRSLEAPENWCARGGYATNPYVEGGRTCGSSFGSAISVATNMVAVSLGTETDGSIICPADRSSVVGIKPTVGLTSRAGVIPISPRQDSIGPICRTVADAVHVLDAIVGFDPRDYNATKSATMFIPKGGYKQFLRKEGLKGKKLGVVRNPFFTPYNGSNVISIFESHLNIFRQRGATVIDNLEIENSSIILDPFQSGETLAMLAEFKSSINEYLQELVYSPVRSLAEIIEFNIKHPDLEKTNEYGQDLFIASEMTNGIPPIEALEMMEQLSQNGFEKLMKENELDALVTIGSDAATVLAIGGYPAITVPAGYDSKGMPFGVCFGGLKGTEPKLIEIAYGFEQATKARKPPPTFHLLQDTI